One Companilactobacillus heilongjiangensis genomic window, AAGAAGTAATCGGTCTAGCTGGTAACAAGCCTGGGAATATGTCAGAATATGGCATCAATTTCAAGACGACTGAATTGTTGGATGACGGCTCAGTTGATTACGATAATGCTGAAAAAGATTTGAAGGATGACTCAATTAAAGTTGTTGCTATCCAACGTTCGCGTGGTTATGCGGTTCGTGATAGTTTTACAGTTGAAAAAATCGCCAAGATGATTAAGTTTGTTAAGTCAATTCGTCCAGATGTTAATATTTTCATCGATAACTGTTACGGTGAATTTTCCGAAATGGAAGAACCTACTTTCTACGGTGCTGATATTATGGCTGGTTCATTGTACAAAAATGCTGGTGCCGGAATTGTTAAGAGTGGTGCTTACATCGTTGGTCGTCAGGATTTAGTTGAAGGTGCTGGTTCACGTTTGACTGTTCCTGGTGCGGGTAAAGGTGAGGGTGCTACTTGGGGTTACTTGCGTGACTTCTACCAAGGATTCTTCATGGCAGCTCATACAACTGGTGAAGCTTTGAAAGGTATGGTCTTTACGTCTGCACTCTGCGAAGAAATGGGTATGAACGTTTCACCAAAATGGGACGCTCCTAGAACTGATATCGTTCAAACAGTTTCATTTGGAAAGCCAGAACCAATGATTGCTTTCTGTGCTGCTATCCAACATTACTCACCAATGAACTCATTCGTTGATCCAATTCCTAGTCACCAAGATGGCTATGAAGATGATGTCGTTATGGCCTCAGGTAGTTTCGTTGAAGGTTCAACAATTGAATTGTCATCCGATGGTCCATTAAGACCTCCATATTCACTATATATTCAAGGCGGATTGTCATACGCTCACGTGCAGATTGCGATTGCACAAGCTGTTAGAGAAACATTCTATAAATAAGATTTAGGCTGCCGCTTTTGGCTAGCTCTAATAACTTTATTCAAAAAAATGTAGCGAATCCGGTTAGTGGGTTCGCTACATTTTTTTGAATAAATAGAGTTTTTAATAAGTGTTATAGCAATGCTAGTTGACAGCCCTACTATAAAAACATTTTAAAGTCTAAAATTGCTTGAATACTTTTACATTCAAATAATGATGATTAATTAGTCGGAAGAGCTGGGAAGTATTTGTGTGCCGAGGTTCGAGACCGCTCTTCGGCTCGAGCCGTTCCGCACAGCTTGAGAATATTTCCCAGCTCTGGAGACGGCATATTTTAGTAGTCTTAATGGTTACAAATAAGGCAATTTAAGTTGATAATCGTCGAAATAGTCGCTCTTCAATTTACCAAATTCGTCAATTAACGCGTGTAACTCCTCAGCTTGCTTCGATTCCAATTTGAAGTCTCGTTCGACAGCTGTCTTTAATTGTATGTAAGTTGGTTTTGTCGTAAAGGTGTGCAATTTAGTAAACAATTTCATTGAATAGTTGTCGGCCACAAATGCTGGACGGTGGAAGTAGTAGAGCAATAATACGTCGGCGGTTTCATTGCCAACACCTTTCATCGCAATTAATTTTTTTCGTAATAGTGGTGTCGATAACTTGGACCAGTCGTCAAAATTGTCACGATATGCGGTCAACATTGAACGTAAATAGATGGCTTTGTTATGAAAGAATCCACTCGGTTGAATCAGCTGTTCCATCTCATCAGTTGATAAGGCCAGAATACGGTCAGTCTCAAAGTTAGTCGCTTGTTTGAGGTTAGCTAATGATCGATCGGCATTCTTCCAATTTGTGTTTTGGATTAAAATCATTCCCGAAAGCATGTCTTCGGTATTTTCTGCTGGCCACCAATTCTGTGGTCCCAATTTCTTTGATAAAATTTCTAATAAATCATAAATAGTAATTTGTTTGTACAAGATTAAAAATCCCCCAGTACTTTTAATTATCCAATAAGATGGCAAAAAAGTGTTGAATTGTTTCTTGGAGACGTTTTCAAAGACATTTTCCTTTATTTCAGAAAATTATTAGTGTTAACATAATATACGCTGAATTAATTATGGGGGTGTAATTATGTTAGGGATTATTTTTATTGTAGTTTCAATCGCCTCTCTGATTCTTGAGAAATATGTGCTAGGTAACAATTCACATGTTTGGTTAGGCGCAATTATTCCATTTTTAGCAATTGCCTTTATCGTTGGAATGATGCTCACTAATAACATGAAATTCGATGTTTTCAATATAATATTGGCTGTCGTTTATGTTTCACTAAGCTTTATTTTCTGGGGACAGGGAAGTGACCTTTATCATCAGAAGGTCGTAAATAAAATATACGAGTAGAGTACCGCCAGAGGTGGCTAGTGTATTTTTTACTGGTATATCATATCTATTATTAATAAATTGGATTCACTAAATAGTAAAGGCCGTGTAAACAATCATTTTTGGATTGCTTGCACGGCTTTTTTGCTTTTATTTTTCCATTAAACTGTTTATCAATTCAACTGTGGGTGTTGTTTGCATTAGTTTAGGAACATTAACAGTTATCCATTCAACATCTTTATTCCACCATGCCAGGTTTTCTAATGCTTGAATAACTTCTGGTTCAAATCTTGGTCTGATGAGTTGAATTGGATTGCCACCGACAATTGTATATGGAGCGACGTCTTTTGTTACAACACTATTTGCTCCGATAATGGCACCGTCACCGATTTTTACGCCTGGTAGGACGGTCACATTTTGCCCAAACCACACGTCATTTCCGACTACAGTATCACCTTTCAACGGCAAATCAGCCAGTTCAGGAGTATATTTCTGCCAATCGCCACCCAAAATATTAAATGGATAAGTTGAAATACCTTTCATTACGTGATTGGCACCGTTCATAATAAATTCAATACCACTGGCGATAGAACAGAATTTACCGATGATTAATTTGTCGCCTAGAAATTCGTAGTGATGGGTAACATGTTTCTCAAAATCGGTGGGATTTACTGGGTCGTCATAATAGGTGTAGTCCCCAATTTCAATATTGGGACTTTTGATCACGTTCTTGATAAAGACAACCTCTTTGATGGCTGGATTGGGATAAATTGCATTTGCGTCAGGTATAGTCATGTTAGTACCTCCGAATTGAGTTATTTGATTTTAATTATAGTCTAGAAGATTGGGTAAAAAAATAGGGAGTTGTGACATAACTATTTTCACCTTAAACATGTAGCATAAACGTGCAACAAAACATAGCTTTTTCCGCTTAAAACAAATGGCTTCGGCAATCCAAAATCGGATTACCGGAGCCATTTGCCTTAATGCTCGAAAGCTAACCATGTTTTGTCACACTCTTTAGTTTATAGAACCACCGATTGCTTCAATATCACCTTTGCCATCTTGTTTAACGATAGCTTTGATTGCGACGGTTATTCCAGTTACATCATCGGCTAATGACAAGCATGGTGTATCAGGACGTGCCACGACTTGATTGGGCAGGAATGGGATATGCATGAATCCTGCTTTCAAATCGGGGAATTCTTTGTCAATCATATATTGAACTTGGTACATGATGTGATTGCAGACGTATGTTCCAGCAGTTGTTGAAACGTAACTTGGTATACCAGCGTCTAAGATTGCTTGAGCCATAGCTTTGACTGGCAATTGGGTGAAGTAGGCGTTTTGACCGTCTTCGTGAATGGATTGATTGAGTGGTTGAAAGCCTGCGTTATCAGCAATTCTTCCATCGTCAAAATTTATGGCAACTCGTTCTGGAGTCAATGCAAATCTTCCTCCAGCTTGTCCAATATCTAAGACGTAATCAGGTTTGTTGTCGAGTATTGCTTGGTGAACGACTTCAGCACACTTATTAAAAATTGTGGGGATTTCAACTTTGATTATTTCGGCACCCGCAATTTCGTCAGGAAGTTTCTTAACAGCCTCGATGGCAGGGTTAATTTTATCTGTTCCAAATGGATCAAAGCCGGTTACAAGAATTTTCATGAATTTCTCCTCCTTAAAATGCTAAGAAATACATTGGCACCATCAATGTATCACAATATTCAATAGTCATTCAAAGTGTAGCGGCAACAGTGGAATTTTTGTTTTATTACTTAATTTGTTTTTGCTTATAATTTGTTTACTATTAAAAGTGTGTAGACAGATAATCCTACTATAATAGAAGTTAAGAGGATGAGGTCAATAATATATATTTTATATTAGAACAATAATTTTTATGATAACAGAGAAATTTTAAAGTTATAAGCATGGCATAATATCTATGCGAGTTAATACACATATTTCTTAGATCTGTGGCATAAGTCTAGAAGAGGGGGCTAATTATGTTAAGAAAAGAGAAAAATGCATTTTTATTTGTGTTTTCATTTTTATTGATTGTGGGATTATTTTGGGGACAGACCACAACAGTCAAAGCATATTATGATAGTGATGCTATGAAGTATACTCCAAGTGGACTGGAACTTAATAATTTGATTAATCCAACTTCATCATTGTTTGTTAATGGAAAGAATAATGGAAAATATGTTCCAACAATAATTAGTGATAATAATGGTAATTATTCCATTCTTAAATTAAATGGCTCAACAGCTGATTCAGTAACTAGTGTTTGGAGTAATCTTGATGCAGATAACTACATTGATATTACTAAAAAGCAAGATTTGTCATTTTGGATTTATTTAGGTGATTCTAGTACAAACGTTGATGGTATGGCATTTGTTTTACAAAATGATTCTCGTGGAACTGATGCTATTTCATCTGATGGTTCTGGTATCGTTGGCGGACAAACTCTAGGCGTCTGGGGTGTTAACTCTAACGCAAATAAGACTGCTGACTCAATTGCTAATTCAGCCATTAAAAATAGTTGGGCGCTTGAGTTTGATGATCATCGTGATGGTAATGATAGTAGCGGAAAAACCGAAACGATGGGTAGTTCATATGACACATATGATTTAGAGGCTAACAGATCGATGAGTGATCAACACACTGGGTGGAACTACCCTGGATTAGCTAGTTCATATAAGCCAATTCCTTCCACCAATGGTATTTTTCAGCTAGTTCATAATAATCCAGAAACTTTATACTTAAATGGATTAGGCCACCCACAATGGGGCTGGCATCATGTAATGATTAACTATACCCCACCAGCAACAAAGGGTGGAATTGCTAAATTAGATTATTCATTTAATACTAAGAGTGCAGATAAACATGAAAATAATCTTTCTACTTATGAGACAACGGGACAAAATTTGATTTATCATTCAGTCGATTTAGATACTAGCCAATTCCACCTTGATGACAGCAATAAGCTACGTTTCGGATTTACTTCTTCTGAGGGAAATATGAAACCCGGTAGTATGTGGGTGGTATTTGAATCTATTCCTTCTATTGTACAAGCTCAATCGACAGCCTATGTTGTTGACGATACATCTAAATCTAGAGTCGATACTGATACGGGTGATGCAAATCCAAGTTATGTTGAAGACGAAGATAAGGCATTACCAATTACTACAGAGGCTCATCCTGGTGATGATCTTAAGTTTAAGTATGGTATCAAGTATGAAGGCGGTAAACAGGCCGCCACGGACATTAAATCGACTTTGAACATTCCTAGTAATGTGACATTTAATAGCGATGTGATTGGTAAAGTCACATATGTTAGTGCTGATGGAACGAAAACTGAACATGTTGACTTAACCAAGGCTAATAATGTCAGCACCGATGGTTCTACTTTGACATATAATGTTGAAACGCTTGATAATGCTAAAGGCGCAGATTGGACAGCAGTAAAAATTGAACTTGATGGTACGGCCAGTGATATTCCGAGTGGTTCTACATCACTTAAGGTACCTTTCTCTCACGTTAACTTCACGGGTACTAACTATAAATCTGATGCTCAGACTGATGCGTTCAAGATTGTTGAACCAGAAGCTACATTGGATATTACTAAAGATGCTCCAGATCCACAGGATATTTTCCAAACTGGTACGGCTAATTTAAATGGTCATTTGACATTCAAAAAGGGCGGTACCGTCACTCCTATTACTAATTCTGAAGATTATGACCTTCACTATTCTATAAATGGTGGAGCTGATGTTCTTGGTCACGCTACTAGTGATGATGCAAGTAAGTTTTCAATTCCAATTGACGGTTCAGAATTGAAAGTTGGTGAAAATGATATAACAGTTCAGGCTGTGTATACTAATTACAAGAGTTCATCTGGCACAATTGAGACGGTTGGTTCTAAGAAGATACATTACACAGTTAATGTGAATGAAACTGGCTTAGTCGCAACTGCTACGAATACTGATAAGATAACTACGTTAAATGATAAGTTGGTCCCATTACCTACGATCACACTTAAACATAACGATGGTTCGGGTTTAGAAGATGGCAATGATCAGGTTGACTATACTATTTCTAATCCAAACAAAAATAATGGCCAACCTATTTCATTTAGCGATACCCCATATCCAAGTTTGAGTGAGGGAACTGGTGGTGGAAATCGTCAATATAATTTGAGCATATCAAATTCTAATGGTCTAAGTGTCGGAGAGAATACCGTTACAGTAAAGTTCACTGACCCAGGTAAGCATGTATCTAATGTATTGACTTTTGTTATTGATGTTGAAGATACGAAGCCTGTTCTTACATATGGTGATAAAAATAATGGTGAGATGACGGTCGTTGCATCTGAAGATGGTGATATTACCTTTCCAATGAATATTGCGTATGAGAATGGTGAGAAATTCAAACCTTCAGATATGAAATTTACTGCGAAAGTTGATACTAATAGTCCTATTACTGTTGATAGTATAAAAAGTAATACACCACAGTCTACATACTATTTTTAAAGAGCTTTAACACGAAAAGAACTAGGTATTGATGCGAATGATACTTCAGATAAACACACGGTTACATTCACAGCGACTGATCCATATGGACGTACGTCAGAATTAACGTTTACGCTGAAAATGCTTTACAGTACTGCAAGTTTAACGTACAAAGATAGTTATTCGTTCGGATCATTGAATCAAAGCCAAGGGTCACGACTAGTTAAGAGAACTAGTGACTGGGATGTTGTCGTTAATACAGTCGATTCGAAGTATAAATTAACTGCTAGCGCTGATCCGTTGACGACTGGTGGGTCAACCGATACTCATACATTATCTGGTGGGTTGGTTTACGTTGATCCTAAGACAGGGATTTCTCAATCAATGACTTCTCCAGTGACATTAAGTGAAAATGATTCTGAAACCACTTATAAGTATCCTATTTCCGATAGTTGGTCGGCTGATTCCGGTATTTTGTTGAAAGTAGATTCCAATCCTTTTGCTGGTTCATATAGCGGAGGGCTAAATTGGGATTTAACTGATAGTATATAGTTCTAAATATCAAAATAGGCATAGGTAATTCCAGAATTTATCGGAGTTACCTATGCCTATTCTTTTGTTTAAATTGCTGATTTAATTCTAATAATACCTCTATAAAATAGGGGATAGTAATCTTGAGAAACGTTGCTTGAAGTGTAGCCAAGCACCTTGTTCTTTGATAATTTCTGGTGTTAACAACAATGAATCACTCATGTCTTTTTCAAATGCACGGGCAATTTGATGTGAAACTTTGGCATCATAGATAAAAGCGTTGGCCTCGAAGTTTAATGAATAGCTTCTAAAGTCATGATTCATTGAACCAACTGAACAAATTTTGCCATCAAAAACTGATGTCTTAGAGTGCAAGAATCCCTTTTGGTAACTGTAAATTTTAATACCGTAAGTTGTCAGTAGGTTGGCATAATATTGCGTAGCACGGTAGATGAAGGGATGGTCAGGCATACATGGAATCATGATTCTGACATCGACTCCGGAACGAGCAGCAATAGTTAGCGCAGTGAACATGGCATCGTCAGGAACTAGGTAAGGCGATTGAATCCAAACACTCTTCTTGGCACTGACAATCATATCGATAAAGCCATCTTTGAGGATTTCTTCACGGTTATCCGGTCCATCAGAAATAATTTGGATTGGCAAATTAGCTGTGGTATCGAATTTGTCAGATGGAAAGTATTTTTCTAAGAATGCCAAAGGTTCGGCGTTTCGATCCAATGAAGCATTCCAGTCACGGAAGAACCGTTCTTGCAAAAGTAATGTAGCGGCTCCAAAGATTCTTGAGTGCGTATCACGCCAATAACCGAATTTCTCAGTTGTATTGACGTATTGGTCACCAACGTTGAAACCACCAATCCAGCCAGTTGTACCATCAATAACAACAATCTTACGGTGCAAGTGATAGTTCAAACGGGTTTTGGCAATAACATTTTTAGAGGTGATGAAAGGTAGGACTTCACCACCGGCAGCTTTGAAATCTTTGAAATAGCGTGGTTTAGTTCCGCCAGATCCCCATGGATCGTAAAGCAAACGGACTTCCAAGCCTTCGTTAGCTTTTTGAGTAAGTAGTTTTAGAAACTCGTCTCCGATATTACTTTTGATAAAAGCATAATATTCGACATGGATAGTTTCCTTAGCATTTTTAATATCCTCGAACATACTCTTGAATTTTTCTTTACCATCGAAGAAAAGTTCAATTTCGTTATGGCGCGTAAGAGGCGCTTCCTCGGTTTCATTGAAGAATCGAATGATGTGGTCAGCGTAACGTGTTTCGTCGTATCTAGAAGCATTCTGTGGCCGTTTCTGAGCAGCAATTGCCATTCGCTTCAACTGACTTAAACTGTAATGCTCTTGCTTACTGATATTGAAGATTTTTTCCTGAGCAATTCCACGGCCGAGGAACGCGTAAATAAGGAATCCTACAATTGGCAATAAGACAAGGACCAAGATCCAGGCCCAGGTAGTAACAATATTACGTGGTCTATGGAAAACAGTGATCAGTGCGGAAACTGTATTGACTACTAAGATTATGAGAATTAGCCAGATGATCCAAATATCAATCATAAAATAAATTCCCCTCTGTTATTCTTACTAGAAAGTTTACTTCAAAATACTAATAAAATCTAATTTAAACAGTATTATATTTATTTAAATATTCCGTCGAAAGAGCCGAGAGTATTTCGCCTGCTATGCGGACCGGGCCGAGCCAAGGTCTCGTCCCTCGGTTTGAAGCCTTACCACAGACCGGTAAGTCTCCAAACTCGCCCGGTGGTGTAATGGCTAAAGCCATTACACCACGCCCACAGCTGGTGAATACTCTCAGCTCTTTCGACTAGTTGGTCTGGGGTTTAGTTGGGATTACATCAATTTTTAAGTTGGCTTGTAGGACGTAATGTGGGTGATTCATGAGTTGTGTTTTGATGTTTTATTATGACAATTTGCCAAGTAATAAATTCTAGGGACTTGATTGCTTAATTTTTTTGTCAAAATAAACCAATTAAGTGAAAACAATCAAGTAAGTGAGAAGCTATAAAGCTGTTTTAAATTTGTTGGAACGGATAAACGAGCGGGAGGCGGGCAGAGAATTCACCAGCTATGGAAGTGGCGTTAGTGCTTCAGCACTTACACCACAGGGCGACTTTTGAGACTTGCCGAACTGTGGCAAGTCTTAAAAGCGAGGTGTGAGACCTTGGCTCACACCGGTCCTCATAGCAGGCGAAATTCTCTGCCTTCCTCCGGCGGCATATTTAGACAACAAAAAAAAGCCTTTGAAAGGGCTTTTAATTGCGATTGTCGCCAAATATTATGATTAGACGTAATAATTGCAACGCTGTTGAAATTGCTGCAGCAACGTAAGTTAAGGCTGCTGCGAACAATACTTGCTTGACCATTGGAACTTCATCGCTGTCGAGGATGTCACCTGATCCTAAGATCTTGATGGCACGTCCTGAAGCATTGAATTCAACTGGCAAGGTGACAACTTGGAACAAGACGACTAGGGCAAACAACCAGATTCCGAGAGTAATCAGTGTTTGATTCATTCCCAAAAGGGCACCGATGATAATCAAGGGAATTGAAGCGTTTGAACCGAGGTTGACGGCTGGAACCAAAGCAGCTCTGACACGCATTGGTACATAGCTTGTTTGGTCTTGAATTGCATGTCCACATTCATGGGCCGCAACACCGATGGCCGCAACTGAAGTTGAATCGTAAGTTGATTCCGAAAGATTCAAAGTCTTGTTACCGGGATTGTAGTTATCAGTTAAATTACCACTGACTTTATTAATTTGAATATCTTGTAGTCCGGCACTATCTAAAATATATCTAGCAGCATCAGCCCCGCTTTTACCACGGTGACTAGTGAACTGGTCATACTTTTTGAAATTATGATTTACATACCACGATGCCCACAAACTGATAGCCAAACCAATGATTATCAATAGATAGCTGGGACCAAAACCATAACCATATCCGTACATAGATGTTAACTCCTCTTTAGTAGATTGTTGTTAGAAACATTATATCCATTATTTGTGAAGTTTTCTTGAATAATACGATCAAGTTGGTTGATTTCGATTGATTTAAGATCAATTTGATTCTTTAAAAAGACTAGTAAGCGTTGAGAAATTTCTTCCTTTTCTGTATCGCTCAAATCTTTGAAAGTAACCATCAATGCAGCTTGTTTTTTAGTTAGGTCAACGTCGCTTAAAGAAATCAAAGCAACGATATCTTCGTGATGTTTCTTTTGAATAAACCAGTAAATACCGTCGTTTCGCATGATAGTTTTAGCAGTATTGGAAATGTACTCAGTAGTTGGATCGATTTCCATGCCTAGAAATTTACTGACTTCTTTTAAATTGAAGTGTGTGGGAAAGTCCCAGAAGAAATTCTCAGTCATGAAAGGTCGATACGATTTCAATTTTATATCAGACATTAAAATAATTTCTCCCTCTTACAAACCAAATTACTCGATAATCATACTCTTCTTGGCACTCTTGTGTAGTTTGTGCATGAATGGCTTGAGTTTTTCAGTTGTTAGTAAGCCC contains:
- a CDS encoding zinc metallopeptidase; this translates as MYGYGYGFGPSYLLIIIGLAISLWASWYVNHNFKKYDQFTSHRGKSGADAARYILDSAGLQDIQINKVSGNLTDNYNPGNKTLNLSESTYDSTSVAAIGVAAHECGHAIQDQTSYVPMRVRAALVPAVNLGSNASIPLIIIGALLGMNQTLITLGIWLFALVVLFQVVTLPVEFNASGRAIKILGSGDILDSDEVPMVKQVLFAAALTYVAAAISTALQLLRLIIIFGDNRN
- a CDS encoding aminotransferase class I/II-fold pyridoxal phosphate-dependent enzyme is translated as MALSWKNDLPKDLSEKIDKVEKMIRPRLDEIDQQVLYNQQRVLNLFREHHVGEEDLVPSTGYGYDDIGRDKIEQIYADYFKVDDALVRPQFASGTHAISTALFSMLRPSNTLYYLTGTPYDTIQEVIGLAGNKPGNMSEYGINFKTTELLDDGSVDYDNAEKDLKDDSIKVVAIQRSRGYAVRDSFTVEKIAKMIKFVKSIRPDVNIFIDNCYGEFSEMEEPTFYGADIMAGSLYKNAGAGIVKSGAYIVGRQDLVEGAGSRLTVPGAGKGEGATWGYLRDFYQGFFMAAHTTGEALKGMVFTSALCEEMGMNVSPKWDAPRTDIVQTVSFGKPEPMIAFCAAIQHYSPMNSFVDPIPSHQDGYEDDVVMASGSFVEGSTIELSSDGPLRPPYSLYIQGGLSYAHVQIAIAQAVRETFYK
- the pcp gene encoding pyroglutamyl-peptidase I, translated to MKILVTGFDPFGTDKINPAIEAVKKLPDEIAGAEIIKVEIPTIFNKCAEVVHQAILDNKPDYVLDIGQAGGRFALTPERVAINFDDGRIADNAGFQPLNQSIHEDGQNAYFTQLPVKAMAQAILDAGIPSYVSTTAGTYVCNHIMYQVQYMIDKEFPDLKAGFMHIPFLPNQVVARPDTPCLSLADDVTGITVAIKAIVKQDGKGDIEAIGGSIN
- the vat(E) gene encoding streptogramin A O-acetyltransferase Vat(E), whose translation is MTIPDANAIYPNPAIKEVVFIKNVIKSPNIEIGDYTYYDDPVNPTDFEKHVTHHYEFLGDKLIIGKFCSIASGIEFIMNGANHVMKGISTYPFNILGGDWQKYTPELADLPLKGDTVVGNDVWFGQNVTVLPGVKIGDGAIIGANSVVTKDVAPYTIVGGNPIQLIRPRFEPEVIQALENLAWWNKDVEWITVNVPKLMQTTPTVELINSLMEK
- the cls gene encoding cardiolipin synthase, giving the protein MIDIWIIWLILIILVVNTVSALITVFHRPRNIVTTWAWILVLVLLPIVGFLIYAFLGRGIAQEKIFNISKQEHYSLSQLKRMAIAAQKRPQNASRYDETRYADHIIRFFNETEEAPLTRHNEIELFFDGKEKFKSMFEDIKNAKETIHVEYYAFIKSNIGDEFLKLLTQKANEGLEVRLLYDPWGSGGTKPRYFKDFKAAGGEVLPFITSKNVIAKTRLNYHLHRKIVVIDGTTGWIGGFNVGDQYVNTTEKFGYWRDTHSRIFGAATLLLQERFFRDWNASLDRNAEPLAFLEKYFPSDKFDTTANLPIQIISDGPDNREEILKDGFIDMIVSAKKSVWIQSPYLVPDDAMFTALTIAARSGVDVRIMIPCMPDHPFIYRATQYYANLLTTYGIKIYSYQKGFLHSKTSVFDGKICSVGSMNHDFRSYSLNFEANAFIYDAKVSHQIARAFEKDMSDSLLLTPEIIKEQGAWLHFKQRFSRLLSPIL
- a CDS encoding endonuclease III domain-containing protein, which codes for MYKQITIYDLLEILSKKLGPQNWWPAENTEDMLSGMILIQNTNWKNADRSLANLKQATNFETDRILALSTDEMEQLIQPSGFFHNKAIYLRSMLTAYRDNFDDWSKLSTPLLRKKLIAMKGVGNETADVLLLYYFHRPAFVADNYSMKLFTKLHTFTTKPTYIQLKTAVERDFKLESKQAEELHALIDEFGKLKSDYFDDYQLKLPYL